From the Malus domestica chromosome 17, GDT2T_hap1 genome, one window contains:
- the LOC114819276 gene encoding uncharacterized protein, which produces MLPVDPTKKLSFTRCISDGDLVIVYEKYDTMKAVEVCAGSVLGNRFGVFKHSDWIGKQFGSKVFSSKGGFVYLLAPTPELWTLVLSHRTQILYIADISFVIMFLELVPGCLVLESGTGSGSLTTSLARAVAPTGHVYTFDFHEQRAVSAREDFEKTGLSNLVTVGVRDIQGEGFPDEFSGRADSVFLDLPQPWLAIPSAAKMLKQDGVLCSFSPCIEQVQRASETMRSSFTDIRTFEILLRTYEVREWKLDDFQGDEAGSVGSHPRKRQHRSNEGSNAQETTGSPIVMARPCSEARGHTGYLTFARLKCL; this is translated from the exons ATGTTGCCTGTTGATCCGACAAAGAAGCTGTCTTTTACTCGTTGCATTAGtgatggagatttggtcattgtCTACGAGAAGTATGATACCATGAAAGCTGTCGAAGTGTGTGCCGGTTCTGTGCTCGGAAACCGGTTCGGCGTGTTTAAGCATTCAGACTGGATAGGGAAGCAGTTTGGTTCCAAGGTTTTCAGCAGCAAGGGAGGATTTGTTTACTTGTTAGCTCCGACTCCCGAGCTTTGGACTTTGGTTTTAAGCCACAGGACTCAGATTCTGTACATTGCAGACATTAGCTTTGTGATCATGTTCTTGGAATTGGTTCCGGGATGTTTGGTTCTCGAGTCGGGGACCGGGAGTGGATCTTTGACTACTTCGCTTGCAAGGGCTGTTGCTCCTACAGGACATGTCTATACGTTTGATTTCCATGAACAACGCGCGGTCTCTGCTAG GGAGGATTTTGAGAAGACGGGATTAAGCAACTTGGTCACTGTAGGAGTTAGAGATATTCAGGGAGAAGGATTTCCGGATGAGTTTTCTGGAAGGGCAGATTCTGTCTTCCTGGACTTACCCCAACCTTGGCTGGCTATCCCTTCAGCTGCGAAAATGTTGAAACAAGATGGGGTACTATGCTCCTTCTCCCCGTGTATTGAGCAGGTGCAACGAGCGTCAGAGACTATGAGATCAAGCTTTACGG ATATAAGGACGTTTGAGATACTCCTTCGCACATATGAAGTTCGAGAATGGAAATTGGATGACTTCCAAGGCGACGAAGCTGGTTCTGTTGGATCTCATCCACGTAAAAGGCAACATCGATCAAATGAAGGAAGCAATGCGCAGGAAACGACAGGTTCTCCCATTGTCATGGCCAGGCCGTGCAGCGAGGCCAGAGGCCACACTGGCTATTTGACATTTGCAAGACTCAAATGCCTGTGA